A single genomic interval of Nostoc commune NIES-4072 harbors:
- a CDS encoding transglutaminase TgpA family protein yields MNRFWRVPVGNFWRQNPQRSPLIEVEDSISLRVLVLALVVLGIVATDIAAETSFSFWALPLSVLGAIWSYYRRRDRNVAVKFCIAIGMLVALGAFFGRLVGELNDTRLGLAELLIQLQVLHSFDTPRRKNLGYSIVIGLILLGVAATLSQTLAFAPVLLLFLAIALPTLVLDYRSRLGLQPLKTEKGKFNQKNSSTLNFKFLILNFFLIVGLGLAIFAVLPRFPGYQLRNFPVSSAIPIKGNFTGRSIINPGYVRQGKGDNQGSGTGQNQTGQPGKVDNNFYYGFNSQINQNLRGEMKPKIVMRVRSQAEGFWRVLGFDRYTGKGWEVSRNEDVTTIKRSPWSYQIFLNRPLIAGKTQEIVQTYTVVADLPNLIPAMAYPKEIYFPTPMIAVDKEDGLRSPVELSEGLTYTVVSEVPYRDRTKLGEASTKYPQDIKQHYLQIPPEIAEIVRQRTEEILANYNQERVAKSSKSLDSVYEKALYLAQYLKQRYSLPQNPLDLPYLGEKDDLVEAFLFKYKGGYPDHFSTVLTVMLRSIGIPARLVAGFSAGEFNPFTGLYVVRNTDAYAMTEVYFPKYGWFAFDPIPNHPLIPPSVEDTQTFSVLRQLWHWVAGWLPSPVTGLLNNVFETIFKWVIGAIAWFLALFSQGWFGVLTGLILATTAAFFGWLGWGQWREWRNRRWLKKLPAMESLYQQMLQWTTQKGLAKHPAQTPLEYAKGSYQHHAPATAEVIDEISQAYVSWRYGGHAPNLKRLRERWQGIKKTAK; encoded by the coding sequence ATGAATCGGTTTTGGCGTGTCCCTGTAGGTAATTTCTGGCGGCAAAATCCGCAGCGATCGCCTTTAATAGAAGTGGAAGATTCAATTTCCTTGCGGGTGCTGGTGCTAGCGTTGGTTGTTTTGGGAATTGTGGCGACGGATATCGCTGCTGAAACTTCATTCAGTTTTTGGGCATTACCCCTGAGTGTACTGGGTGCGATTTGGAGTTACTATCGCCGCCGCGATCGCAATGTTGCAGTTAAGTTTTGTATCGCCATCGGAATGTTAGTAGCACTGGGTGCTTTCTTTGGGCGATTAGTGGGAGAGTTGAATGATACACGGTTGGGTTTGGCTGAGTTATTAATTCAACTCCAGGTGTTACATAGCTTTGATACACCCCGCCGGAAAAATTTGGGCTATTCGATTGTTATAGGATTAATTTTATTGGGTGTGGCGGCAACGTTAAGTCAGACTTTAGCATTTGCACCTGTGCTGCTGTTATTTTTAGCGATCGCTCTCCCAACTTTAGTATTAGATTATCGCTCCCGTTTAGGTTTACAGCCATTAAAAACTGAAAAGGGAAAATTCAATCAGAAGAATTCCTCAACTCTTAATTTTAAATTTTTAATTCTGAATTTCTTCCTAATTGTCGGTCTAGGACTGGCAATTTTTGCTGTTTTACCCAGATTTCCTGGCTATCAGTTACGGAACTTTCCTGTAAGTTCTGCGATTCCAATAAAAGGTAATTTCACCGGACGTAGTATCATTAATCCCGGTTATGTCCGCCAAGGTAAAGGTGATAATCAAGGCAGTGGTACGGGACAAAATCAAACTGGTCAACCAGGTAAAGTAGATAATAACTTTTATTACGGTTTTAATAGCCAAATTAACCAAAACCTGCGGGGCGAGATGAAACCTAAAATTGTGATGCGGGTGCGATCGCAAGCTGAGGGTTTTTGGCGAGTTCTAGGATTTGACCGTTATACGGGTAAGGGATGGGAAGTTTCCCGTAATGAAGATGTTACAACCATCAAGCGATCGCCTTGGTCTTACCAAATCTTCCTAAATCGACCTTTGATCGCTGGTAAAACCCAAGAGATAGTACAAACTTATACAGTGGTGGCGGATTTGCCTAATCTAATTCCGGCGATGGCTTATCCCAAAGAGATTTACTTTCCTACACCAATGATCGCGGTTGATAAGGAAGACGGATTGCGATCGCCTGTGGAATTATCAGAAGGACTCACTTACACAGTAGTGTCTGAAGTACCATATCGCGATCGTACTAAATTGGGTGAAGCTTCTACTAAATATCCACAAGATATTAAACAGCATTATCTGCAAATTCCTCCCGAAATTGCAGAAATTGTCCGGCAACGTACCGAAGAAATTCTTGCTAACTATAATCAAGAACGAGTTGCAAAGTCTTCTAAAAGTCTAGATTCAGTCTATGAAAAAGCTCTCTACTTAGCTCAATATTTAAAGCAACGCTACTCTCTTCCCCAAAATCCCTTAGATTTGCCTTATTTGGGAGAAAAAGATGACTTAGTAGAAGCTTTTTTATTCAAATATAAAGGTGGTTATCCAGACCACTTCTCAACAGTTCTGACGGTAATGTTGCGTTCCATTGGCATCCCAGCCCGGTTGGTAGCAGGGTTTAGTGCAGGAGAATTTAATCCATTTACAGGGCTATATGTTGTCCGTAATACTGATGCTTATGCGATGACGGAAGTATATTTTCCTAAATATGGCTGGTTTGCCTTTGACCCGATTCCCAATCATCCCCTGATACCTCCATCAGTGGAAGATACTCAGACTTTTAGTGTGTTGCGTCAGTTGTGGCATTGGGTTGCTGGATGGCTGCCTTCTCCAGTAACAGGTTTGTTGAATAATGTATTTGAGACAATATTTAAGTGGGTGATTGGAGCGATCGCTTGGTTTTTAGCTTTATTCTCTCAAGGTTGGTTTGGCGTATTGACTGGCTTAATCTTGGCAACTACAGCAGCTTTCTTCGGTTGGCTGGGTTGGGGACAATGGCGAGAGTGGCGCAATCGTCGATGGTTAAAGAAATTGCCAGCAATGGAGAGCCTTTATCAACAAATGCTGCAATGGACAACCCAAAAAGGTTTAGCTAAACATCCAGCACAAACACCTTTAGAGTATGCCAAAGGATCATATCAGCATCATGCCCCAGCAACTGCTGAGGTAATAGATGAGATTAGCCAAGCTTATGTTAGTTGGCGTTATGGTGGTCATGCTCCCAACTTGAAGCGATTGCGAGAGAGATGGCAAGGTATCAAAAAGACTGCTAAGTAA